The nucleotide sequence tttgacccatatcttcaaaaattctcttattatttaataccgggtattacacagAGGGTGAAGGCGAGGGCAAaggcgagaggcgaggctgaggggGGGTTTGTGGCCGATTAGggggccaagcgggccgggccaaatcggcccggccttaaataggccagcaaaatgctggccctagcccggtcccgggccaagcccattttgccatctctagtaTAAATACCCCCTAGCCCTCTACCTTTGGGATCCCTTTGGAAAATCCAAAGACTTCTCCCTAACTCATTCGCGCATACTTCTTTCGAATAGTCTCTATTTTTTCAAAGGCATCATCTGCATCGCATTGCATTTGCATAACCACTTTAGCATCATGACATTTAACTTAGGCATCAAAAGGCTCGTGCGAGAGAGGTTCTTGTGTGTCTTTTGACTATCTTTTGCCTTGCAGATTAGAAGACCCAAATCTCTCCCAAAGACCTCTTCGAAAGACTCTTCCGCAATTCTCACTAAAGACCCTTCTGGGGCCACCCTTCCGCAAGACCCCTTCGGATGACCTTTTCCGAGCATACCCTATTCTTCTGTCTGGCCTTGCTAACTTTTTACTGAACTtcctcaaaataaataaattttaattattgtattacGACAATAACGCATAGTATGTgcaaacttaattttaaaactcataaaatcaaaatacttttaaatttgactaaataataattatgtgGTGTTTTTGTATTTAATAGGGTTGTTGTCTCTAAATCATATGCAAAAATGACAACATCTTTAAAacctttattacaaaaatagaaGATCTTTATGTCACACCATTCCCTTAAGTATTGCAAGCTAAGCAAATGATCATCACGCCGCCATCGTCTCTTATTTCTAGGTTTATAGATAATAAATTTAGCACATAGAAAGAGGGGGGAGGGAGAGAACGAGCAagcgagagagaaaaagagaaagagagaaagcgagagaaagagagagcttcGTCGTTGTCACGATGATGAAGCCTGCGTGGTTGGAAGGACTAATGGCAGAGGAGACATTCTTTGCAGCTTGTGGGTTCCACAAGAGGATATGGAAGAACGAGAAGAACATCTTCTGCTTGAATTGTTGCCAAAGCTTTTGCACCCACTGCCTTTCTTCTCACCCATCTCATCCCTTTCTTCAGGTACCCtatcataattttcaattttaatttatttgtgttgTTAATTTTTAGGGAAAGTATACAAATTTATTGATCATTCAAATCTTTAGTTGTTTAATTCCATGTATAATGTAATGGGTAAGTTGTGAGCAATACTCCAACATTGATTCTCATGAATTCAATGAGATATCTTAGTAATTCTCACTAATTTTGTGTTTCCATGGGGAagatttggttattttgattaattaacccTTACTCAATTGATAGTTTTTCTACACCACCATTATCGATCGATGCATCAACCCTTTTGCACTAGATCAAGTCAATACCTTTTCGACAACACCGTTACTAATTGATACATCTATTGTTCTGCTCAATCAAGTCGATGTTTCTTCAACATTATCACCGATTGATACATTGATCCTTGCATTTGTTTGCATCAATACTTCTTTGATGATGTTGTTATCTACTGATAGATTGGCCATTGCATTTGGTTGGGTCGATACATCTTTTGATTACATCATCAATCAATACTTTTTCAATCTCCTAGTCAAAATGACTAGTTTGCCCTTCCATGTATGGAAAAATTAGTCATTCTAACTTAATCAACCCTTTTCAAtccaaattcataaattttgacattattattcctcacttgtttttctttcaactaTTAATTTTTGGGGAAAGTATATAATTGTGCTACAATTAGCTTTTGTTACTAATTATTCAAGTATCTAGTTGCTTTGTTGCATTTACAATGTAATGGGTTAGTGGTGAGTGATACCTCTGTGTTGATTCTAATGAATTCTATGAAAATTCTTAGTAATTGTCactaattttgagttttctataCTTTCTGGAATAGATAATTAGGGTACGTTTGATTGGAGGTTGGAAAATGGGGTGAATTCCAATTCcatggaatttcaattctcaccccacccctaagaattccaattccttgatttcaagaaaaatctccactttttgaactaaaatagaattcgaattccatggaaaataaaacctatttgataaaattttctagaattcgaatgaaaaataaattccatccTCATTTTTCACCCCTATCAAATGCACCTTATAATGATATCTAAGAAGTTTCAATAAGTGGAAGGGTTGATAGATCAAAATAACCAATTTGTCCTTTCATTGATTTCAATGTGCATTGAAATTAATGCAAGGACAAATTGATCATTTTGACTAGTTAATCTTTGTGtttggtttaaaatttttatattaagatcattattcttcccaaattattttccaaaaagtTTAAATCTAGAGACAAGGcaagaacttttttttttttttttttctttttatccaaTAAACCTCcttaatttcttctcttttttcctatttgattcttgattttttttttcccccaagTACTGAGGGTAAACATAATTCAATGGAACTTGTATACACAAGAAACAAGTTAGCCCTTTCCCCATACTTCGTGAAGGTAAATGGACCAATCAAAGACAAACACCTCATTATTATTTAgctaaaattttagattttatttttatctttatgagATCTTGACCCACATTAAAACAAGAACTTTTAATTGGCTCAATCTACACTTCTATACAAGAAATTTTCCTTGCCACTCATTAGGTTAGGCCTAGCGAGGGCAAATCCATGCTGATTTGCTCTTGCTCCACTCATTAGGTTGGGTTAACAGGGTAAGCCCACACTAACCTATTCCCTGTTGCACCTAGGGACATTAGACTAACATGTTAAATATTAGTAGTAACATCATTATCCCTTTCATCCTAAAACTTGGAATAACCTCATGATGACAATGATTGAGAGATCTCCAAACCACAACATGAAATTGCTCATAGATTTTGAACTCGAAACCTCCAAAGCATGTCAATGCAACTCTGGCACTAGGCTACAAAGAATTCTTTTCTTGTTCGATCATCGAGTGAGAGATCTCCTATGGTGAGTTGAATTTTCCTCAGTGAAAGGGACAAATTCTTTCATGTATTTGTTCTTTTGGTATTCAAATCTTTGATCCTCTTCTAATGGAGTGGATCATATTTCCTTGAGTCCTCGATTCAGTCTTTTAAGTTTTGTTTGCTTCCCATTTTTAGAGAACCTATTGATCTTCCCTATAAAGCTACCTTAGTCGATGATTTGACTTCATTCTgtatgtatattaaatttataattgtcaGATTCGTATACTTTAATACTGGTAGATATTGAGTTATTGTACTGAGCGATACCATTTTTGAAagtcaattttaaaattaaaaaaataaagagtaaaaaatatataaaattttgaatgttgTTTATATGTGTGTCTTTTCCAaacaaaatgaatttttgtgTTATGTTGATGcatctttttgaaatttttgatgtTGTTTACTTGTTTATGTTGATTATATGGATTtgaagtatttttaatttatcattttttgagGTTGTATTAAATTGGTTATTTAGCATATTTGTTTATGTaggttataattttttatgagatGCTACATATgttgtttagatttttttaattttaagttaaatttatgactttttattaaaaaaattattgtgcttatatattttttcatatttttataatttatatgattaatttattacaaatccaaaacaatatttGACATTAGGTAGTATCAATACCTATCACCAGTGAAGCTCGGAAACGGCTCGGAGATGTCGTTTCGACGTTTTCGAATCATTTTCAAAATGagaaacgttttttttttagaactatttatactttttttttaaaaaatatacatattttttcatttttattttgtatcgaaaacattttttgtttctatttctgTGCAACCTAGCCTATCACACTAATGACACATTCGATATCTTATCTAATacgatatttataattataattaaatccAAACAATCTTAATCTCATCCAAATAATTTGTCTTCTTCTTGGAATAATTGTAATTAAGCAATTGATGAGCTGGATTTTTTGAGAACGTGCTAGAGTTGTACCTTATTTGTGGGTGATAACTCGGGGGAGTTTAAGATCTCAAATTGGAGTCTAATAAACCTTAATTACTTCTTTatggtataattttatttatcaaaaagaaaaaagagagtgCCAAACAAAATGTCTGCCAACATATAAATCTGCTGTAACGCATGAGGCAAAgcttgaatttaatttatattacatatttagtATTATTGTAAAATTTCTATTATATatctttcaaatcatttttataaaaagtgaTGTTTGAATAACAAGTTTTTATTACTCTCAGATGCTTTTGGTTTAATGTCAtacttcaaaatcatatttagtagtttcaatataagttttttttttttaatggtgaCAGGTGAGGAAATATGTCTATCGTGATGTTATTAAATTAGACGATCTTCAGAGTCTCATTGACTGTTCCTATATTCAGGTATgcatttcaattcaattatatgGTTAAGAAAATGATTCTTAAATCTGACAATATTAAGTTAAAGTATTCTAATTTGAACGATAGTCTCTCATGTAAGTTTAAAGGTAAatgaattaataatattattatttatatatttcattattttaggaGTACTTATTCACAATGGTCCAAATAATTAAGTTCAATGAGAACAAGATACTAAACTAACTAATTTCGACTAATCTAATCTTATAGATAAGATAGGGTTCGACGATAgtctaaacaaaaaataagcacaaattataacttatatataATGTAGTGTTAACattatatcataatttaattatattttatacatgtatCTAAATTGTGAAATACAGGATTGTTGgtgaaaataaatttcattttaaattttaggtaTGATATCACAATTAGGTTGAGTATTGTCTGATTTGTCTCACTAACCTGGCAATAGTCATAATGGAGCTGGATGTAATGCAAGATTTGAATCGTATTTGAGTACATCTGATCCTCTTGAGTTGCAGCCATATACCCTTAACAATGCCGAAGTGATATTCCTGCATTCGAGGACTCGAACTCGAACTCGGCTTTGCAAGGGTTCCGACAACGTCTGCTTCAACTGCGACCGGATCCTTAAGGAGCCTTTTCACTTCTGTTCTCTTTCGTGCAAGGTCCATCTCCGACTCTCTTACATATCATTTGCAGCTATTTAATGGGCGAATGCAAAATTAATGGGCGAATGCAGGTGGATCACTTGGTATGCAAAGGTGAGGGTCTGTCGAATATTCTGCACCGGCTAGACGAATCCAATCTCGCACCATCTAAAATTGAATCCGAGGGATTTCAAGGCGTCGACGTTCTCAATCCGGCGGCGAACGATGAGAAAATCACCGGTAGCTACGACGTCCTGGAGGAACCGGCGGCGAAGTTCAAAGCCTCATCGTCTTCAAGCAACGCACTGGAAGACTGCGGAAAATCATTGGATCCGATGAAGAAAGAAGGTAAATCCCTCcctataagaagaagaagaaagggaactCCTCGCAGGTCTCCTCTTTCTTGAGTTGGGAATGAACTTTAGGGAAATTAATACCGAAAAGGTTTTACTATATATCCGAACTGTTATTTATATGTCTCTAGTCTAGTGAGCTTTAATTGTTCAGAAAAGGTTCATGAATTgcaactttttttaaatcaagaaTCATGTTTACAACAAATTGATTCCATATCTCCTCGCTCCAAATTTTTACTTGCTGTTCCTACATAGTTAAAAAAGCAACTTGCATGCATGGTCATATTAAAGAGCTTTTTGCTATTACTTATTAgcaacacaaataaataaaggacTTCTTGCTATTGGCCAACTAGCAAGCGTTAAAACGTTTTTTTATGTATTCAAAAGTGCTTTCCTGTGTCCAGCAATTTGACCACAAAATTTAGCTCCTTTGTTATGCCACAAAGTTTCACTTTTATTGATGGAAGAGATGAATTTATAATAGCACTCTTAGCAGAGGCATGAAATGCAACCCCCCTAAGACAACACAAAAGgtgctttttttttctttcttttgtgttaaaagaaaaagtaattGTCATTACTCCTAATAACCTATAAACAATACAATCACTAAGCAATAAGAAGTGTATCTCTTCAACTATGATATGAGTTAgtaaattagtatttttgagTAGATAAAAAATGCTTTtacgtgtttttttttttaaaaaaaaattgaacatttaTCAACCCCTCTCGACAAAAAGAGCAAGAAAATTATATCATCTCAATCTTTTTACACGACAGTaacattttttgtaaatatatgagTCACAATAGTGAGTTCTTTTACTTCATACCACTGTATCTAAACGAAAATCATATCACCAGCCTGACCCCAGAATTTGGGTTCTCTCATGCCCAAAAGTCACTTACTACCTCCTAGCTTGCTAGAAAATAAGCCTTCAAAGCCTCAAGAATGGAAACTAGCACCCATCTTAGTTCAAAGTTCAAATTAAGAGGCCTTTAAACCCACACCTAGCTAGGATGGTAAGTGATCCGTTGCATCAGCTTCATGGTCCCAGCATACAGCCTCCGTTTAAGGGTCCCCAGAATTTGGGCTGCATGAGAAACCTGCAAGATGGggcaaaaggaagaaaaagaataaacataaaatagaaaTCATTGAGCACACAACAAACATACATTTACTGTCTATTACTTTTAACATATATACCAGATATATGAATTGCTTAAAACCTGGAATAAGAGGAAGATTAAAGAAACAGGCATGCTCAGCTTAAAATCAGAACTAATGACAAGAAAGGGATTTCTGGGACAAGTCAATAACAAGACTTCATTTGATAAATATACCACTCCTGGCAGAGGTCTGGCCTATGCCCCTGACTCTAAATATTGTACGATCCACAACTGACATCACCCCAATCACAGATTGGCAGTGGATAAATTGcgccttctttttctttttttcatctgAATAGTTGGTGGCAAGAGAACTACACAAACAAGAGGTGAAAGGTACGGAAAATCAACTGAAGATTTGTCATCAATTACACGTGAAGGTTTCCAAGGTTTTCATCGATGAGATAAATAATTGGAGAAGGGGtaacgaaaataagaacagaatCATTTCGTTACAGTTCATGTAGAAACAGTCAGTAGACCTTTGACAACTTATGTTTTCCACAGTTTGCAATGCTAGCAAGCACACATTAATTCCCAGCAACTCTTTTgaagaaattgaatttcaacTACATAGATTTGAGTGCTCAAGGAAACCACCACATAGAACTCAAAACTTGTGGAGGAAGTTTATAAGATCAGAGTTGCAGCAGTGGGCTTGGCAGTACCAAGAAATCTCATCTCAGGACAACATTCAACTTGTGCTGCACCTGTTCCCTTACTTTCCACTGcaagcaaaaaacaaaagtcAAGGTTATCATTtgacaagaacaagaacaataatAAGCCTTAACCCTACTAGGTGCGAGCAGGTTATCATTTAACAAAGGGTGTCCCTAGAGGGATCGTATTGGTATGCAACATTTCCTTTGCTTTTTTGCAAAAGGACAGTTTCCACAACACAAACCCAAGACCTTCAGGTCACAAGGGAGAAGCAACCTTACAGCTGCTACAAAGGCTCGCCATACAGGAAGGTTATCATTTGACAGAACAAACAAAAAGCCAATAATTCATTTTAGTGAAAATACCTGTAAATCATTAATTTCCTCATCTGTAAGCGAACGTTCCATAGACCGATACACTATCCTGTAACAGTGACTAGTCATCCCTTTCTTGTTTGTAAAATTGTCAATCAGTTGAACCTGGCAGTAGGAGAATTCAAAGTGTCTTAGCGAACCTTAAGACAGAATTAATTCCGAAGAGACAGAAACATTCTGCCCTTTCATTtcaagtaataataaatattccATCCTGTAGTTTCTATAAGCAAGACAGCATAGTCAGCTAGAATTCAGGTGCTTAGCTTTAAAGCAATTATTTTAAAGAATTGGTTTCATGAGACAATGCAAACTTAGTGGGAGACACTTTGGTATAATATGAGTTATAAAGGTCTCACAGAAGATAAaccaaagaagaaatgaatggtAGGCTAGAATTAATGTAGTCAACCCCACATGGTGGAATAATGGCTTGATATGTTGAAGATATTGAACTACatcaataaaaatttcaaaattagtcCCCCTCAAATTTAATGCTGCATAGTTTCTAAATTCAACATTAGATGTTTGGTCAAGTTCAGCCATGGATTAGTGTCTAATTACAAATAGGTAAACTTTGTGTCAACTGAATTATGAAGTTGAGGTATTTACTGAAAAACGTGGATGACTACTATCTTGGTTCTCTTCTGATGGGTTTGTCACAGTACAGGTAAAAGCAATAAATGACTACATGGTAAAGGTATCAGAAATGCCGATACAACCTTAAGATATCATCATTTCATgaaatcataaaattgttcaagaagaaagaaaagagatccAGCAACAAGGAAACTGCACTAATGCTTTCTGTGTTCAAATAGAATCGTTTATGTAACTGTAAGATAATGAAATCCTTAAGTTAAATTCAAAGAATTGTATAGAGAAAAGATGTCACTTAACCTACAAGTTAACCAAATAAATTGCTCGACTAACTTGCTCAGGCAGAATATTAAATATCCAGAAACGAAGACAGAACTTCTAAGATGTCACTTCATGAAACAAGTTAACCTCTAAGTAAATTGTTCAAAAGAATAGTTTTATCAATGCTAATACAACTTTAACATGTCTTCTCATGAAATCCAGACACTGAAATCCAAGTACATTGTTTAAAAAGAATGACATATGGCTGGGAACACTAGTGAAGCTTTAAGTGTCACTGCATGAATCGAGaagtttaaattatttgagtaaatggaaagaaaaagagagaaatggatcaagagcccaaaaaaaaaaaatcaatcaaatataTCAATTCTTTGGTAATCTCCAAACACGAAGCAAAacttagttttttctttttaggtaATGGATTATTAGTTAAGATGCACTGATCAAGGAAATTCAAAGTATGTACCTCCTCCGCAAGATCTCCAGCAATTCCTCGAACAACTTCACAAAGATTGTTTTCGGTGAAGGAATCATTGATCCAGAAACTCATGTCCTTGTAACAAGGAGGAAACTACAAGGGAGAATAGCTTTTGTTCTTAATGGAAGAGATTTGTTATGACTTATGaggaacaaaaataaatactatccaaataattgaattttagatgtcaaaatattaaataacaaaaatattctcTGAAAGATTTTCCAAAGAACAAACTACTGTATCAGTGCCTTTAAAGTCTAAACTCTAAACATGAGAGATGTGGTTGCAGAAAatcatataataaacttcaataAAGTTGGAGCCTATCTCGTAACTTGGACAGGCATTGGATGGGCA is from Diospyros lotus cultivar Yz01 chromosome 2, ASM1463336v1, whole genome shotgun sequence and encodes:
- the LOC127795640 gene encoding protein RGF1 INDUCIBLE TRANSCRIPTION FACTOR 1-like: MMKPAWLEGLMAEETFFAACGFHKRIWKNEKNIFCLNCCQSFCTHCLSSHPSHPFLQVRKYVYRDVIKLDDLQSLIDCSYIQPYTLNNAEVIFLHSRTRTRTRLCKGSDNVCFNCDRILKEPFHFCSLSCKVDHLVCKGEGLSNILHRLDESNLAPSKIESEGFQGVDVLNPAANDEKITGSYDVLEEPAAKFKASSSSSNALEDCGKSLDPMKKEGKSLPIRRRRKGTPRRSPLS